In the Deltaproteobacteria bacterium genome, GTCGAATGCCCGCTGCTGCATGATCTTCGAGGCCCGCAGGGCATCGCGGCGGTGGATCACGTGGACGTGTTTCGTAAACCTGGTGAGGAAGAGGGATTCCTCCATAGCCGTGTCCCCCCCTCCCACGACGGCGACTTCCTGGCCTTTGAAGAAGAAGCCATCGCAGGTGGCGCATGCCGAAACACCCCTTCCCAGAAGCCGCTTCTCGTTCTCGAGGCCCATGTACTGCGCCGAAGCACCCGTGGCGATGATGACGGAGTCAGCCAGAAACGGTTTATCCTCCCCCACGAGGACCCGGAAGGGACGGCGAGAAAAATCGACGGCCGTCACCAGATTGAAGATCTGTTCCGCACCGAATCGCACCGCCTGCTTTTCAAAAAGGTCCATCAGGTCGGGGCCCTGTATCCCTTCGGGAAACCCGGGATAGTTTTCGACATCCGTCGTCGTGGTGAGCTGGCCCCCCGGTTCACCTCCCTGCACGACGAGAGGGTTCAGGTCCGCACGGGCCGCGTAGAGCGCGGCGGTGTAACCCGCCGGACCCGACCCGATGATGATCACCTGCCGGTGATCGGCGCCGGAAAAATCGACCCCCTCGAGCTTCGACCCTT is a window encoding:
- the trxB gene encoding thioredoxin-disulfide reductase, with the translated sequence MSDQAGQGPKERGEGSKLEGVDFSGADHRQVIIIGSGPAGYTAALYAARADLNPLVVQGGEPGGQLTTTTDVENYPGFPEGIQGPDLMDLFEKQAVRFGAEQIFNLVTAVDFSRRPFRVLVGEDKPFLADSVIIATGASAQYMGLENEKRLLGRGVSACATCDGFFFKGQEVAVVGGGDTAMEESLFLTRFTKHVHVIHRRDALRASKIMQQRAFDNENISFIWDSVVEDVLGEDSVTGVALKNVKSGKQSTLDVTGLFIAIGHKPNTEIFREWLDMDEKGYVITAHETTLTNVPGVFASGDATDHVYRQAVTAAGTGCMAAMDAERFLAENPL